The following proteins come from a genomic window of Miscanthus floridulus cultivar M001 chromosome 2, ASM1932011v1, whole genome shotgun sequence:
- the LOC136539759 gene encoding 3beta-hydroxysteroid-dehydrogenase/decarboxylase-like isoform X2 yields MAGMWCAVTGGRGFMARYLVAALLRSGDWRVRVVDLAPTVVLGAGEAEELLGAAIQDGRASYIQGDVRNLAQITKAFEGVHVVFHTAAPDAINENFELHYSVNVEGTKNVVEACIMCKVKRLIYTSSSGVVFDGVHGLFDADESMPYPFKFVDAYTQTKAEGEKIVMKANGTTGLLTCCIRPGNIFGPGGKNIPRLASSRIWKFMLILGSGKNYDDFVFVENVAHGHICAEKTLSSEEGAKIAGGQTYFITNMEPVNMWDFVSLVQEYLGYKRRSSRMCTRVPR; encoded by the exons ATGGCCGGCATGTGGTGCGCGGTAACCGGCGGCCGTGGGTTCATGGCGAGGTACCTCGTGGCTGCGCTGCTCCGCTCCGGCGACTGGCGCGTGCGCGTGGTCGACCTCGCCCCCACCGTGGTGCTTGGCGCCGGCGAGGCGGAGGAGCTCCTCGGAGCTGCCATCCAGGATGGCCGGGCTTCCTACATCCAGGGCGACGTCCGTAACCTCGCGCAGATCACCAAAG CTTTTGAAGGGGTACACGTTGTTTTCCATACGGCTGCTCCAGATGCAATTAACGAAAACTTCGAACTTCATTACTCTGTCAATGTTGAAG GAACAAAGAATGTTGTTGAAGCTTGTATCATGTGCAAGGTCAAGAGGCTTATATACACCAGTTCTAGTGGTGTTGTATTTGATGGGGTTCATGGCCTTTTTGATGCTGATGAATCAATGCCTTATCCATTTAAG TTCGTCGATGCCTATACACAAACTAAGGCAGAAGGAGAGAAGATAGTGATGAAAGCTAATGGCACAACAGGCCTTCTCACTTGTTGTATACGTCCTGGCAATATTTTTGGGCCTGGTGGCAAAAATATACCAAGGCTAGCATCTTCAAGGATATGGAAGTTTATG TTAATTCTTGGTAGCGGAAAGAACTATGACGACTTTGTGTTTGTCGAAAATGTTGCACATGGTCATATATGTGCAGAGAAAACTTTGTCTAGTGAGGAGGGTGCAAAGATAGCTGGAGGGCAA ACCTATTTCATAACAAATATGGAACCAGTAAATATGTGGGATTTTGTATCTCTTGTTCAGGAATATCTCGGATATAAAAG AAGATCCTCAAGAATGTGCACAAGGGTCCCTAGATGA
- the LOC136539759 gene encoding 3beta-hydroxysteroid-dehydrogenase/decarboxylase-like isoform X1 encodes MAGMWCAVTGGRGFMARYLVAALLRSGDWRVRVVDLAPTVVLGAGEAEELLGAAIQDGRASYIQGDVRNLAQITKAFEGVHVVFHTAAPDAINENFELHYSVNVEGTKNVVEACIMCKVKRLIYTSSSGVVFDGVHGLFDADESMPYPFKFVDAYTQTKAEGEKIVMKANGTTGLLTCCIRPGNIFGPGGKNIPRLASSRIWKFMLILGSGKNYDDFVFVENVAHGHICAEKTLSSEEGAKIAGGQTYFITNMEPVNMWDFVSLVQEYLGYKSQFRIKVPVPVIMVTAYVVHWLCKAILPIRVSQSLMFTPAKMKYAILNRTFSCKRANDQLGYKPVVSLKDGLKITLESCHNLHAQGLLRK; translated from the exons ATGGCCGGCATGTGGTGCGCGGTAACCGGCGGCCGTGGGTTCATGGCGAGGTACCTCGTGGCTGCGCTGCTCCGCTCCGGCGACTGGCGCGTGCGCGTGGTCGACCTCGCCCCCACCGTGGTGCTTGGCGCCGGCGAGGCGGAGGAGCTCCTCGGAGCTGCCATCCAGGATGGCCGGGCTTCCTACATCCAGGGCGACGTCCGTAACCTCGCGCAGATCACCAAAG CTTTTGAAGGGGTACACGTTGTTTTCCATACGGCTGCTCCAGATGCAATTAACGAAAACTTCGAACTTCATTACTCTGTCAATGTTGAAG GAACAAAGAATGTTGTTGAAGCTTGTATCATGTGCAAGGTCAAGAGGCTTATATACACCAGTTCTAGTGGTGTTGTATTTGATGGGGTTCATGGCCTTTTTGATGCTGATGAATCAATGCCTTATCCATTTAAG TTCGTCGATGCCTATACACAAACTAAGGCAGAAGGAGAGAAGATAGTGATGAAAGCTAATGGCACAACAGGCCTTCTCACTTGTTGTATACGTCCTGGCAATATTTTTGGGCCTGGTGGCAAAAATATACCAAGGCTAGCATCTTCAAGGATATGGAAGTTTATG TTAATTCTTGGTAGCGGAAAGAACTATGACGACTTTGTGTTTGTCGAAAATGTTGCACATGGTCATATATGTGCAGAGAAAACTTTGTCTAGTGAGGAGGGTGCAAAGATAGCTGGAGGGCAA ACCTATTTCATAACAAATATGGAACCAGTAAATATGTGGGATTTTGTATCTCTTGTTCAGGAATATCTCGGATATAAAAG TCAGTTTAGAATAAAAGTGCCAGTGCCTGTCATTATGGTGACTGCATATGTGGTACATTGGCTATGCAAGGCAATTCTTCCGATTCGAGTCAGTCAGTCACTAATGTTCACGCCTGCAAAAATGAAGTATGCAATACTAAATAGAACATTTAGCTGTAAGAGAGCCAATGATCAGCTTGGCTATAAACCCGTCGTGTCACTAAAG GATGGTTTGAAGATAACATTGGAATCATGCCATAACTTGCATGCTCAGGGATTATTGCGTAAATGA